CGAAACTAACACCTAGGAAGTTAAAAACTTAAAACGCTATTTACTTTTTCTTTCCCCCGAAAAGAGATTGATGACTTAAAACTCCTCAACTCTTGCCAAAAGAGAAAAAGCCAGCCTGCTTAACACAAGTCAAACTTCCCAAGTTTGGAAACAAGTGTATCTAGACAACTCTGTACAACTTCTTAAGTAATTGAATCTGACCTTAGGCTATTTAATTTCCTACTTATGTACTCTACTTTCCCACTGCTGCCTATGATTTCTGAATATCATTCTTTCAGAAATGAAAATGACATGATCAACTACCCAACAAGCTTCTCGTTGTCGGTACTTGGTAGTGCAAATGTAAAGATATCAAATTTCCATACAAAGATTACCTAATTTCCCTTTTAACATATTCAGCCACATACTGAACTCCGCAATTCCTACGTTTCTGGAAAATGCCATTTCTTCATCTGCTCACTCCCTGCCATATCCCTTGTATTGTTTACATATTCATGCAATTTTCGATATCATATGAAAATATTGCAACCACTAGCCTGCAAAAGCTTTCATCCTACACATCCTTATGAAGTTGACACTAAAACCTCTGATATCTTTATCCCCAAACCTAAGAAAACGTAAATAACCTTGCTTTAAAATGGGAGTCACTCGTAAGTTTTAAGGAAAGGTACCTAAGTATACCTATTTCAGTTAAAAAGATATACCtggaagcaaaaaaaaaagacagaAAAGTGAAATGCTATTTATAGAACTTCTGCAACTTCGGCCTGCCACCCACCCACCCACCCCTATACTCCAACCTCCTACCCTGTTCAATAAATGTAAGATGCATTCTAAACTATAGAGTCTTTAAAAATAGCGAAGTATCTCTCATTTTTCAGAACTTGCTAGGGCAAGGGTGTAACTTTATCTCTAAGTTCAACTTTAGTCTATTTTCTATTCTGAAATACATAATCCTACACTTCCCTGATCCAAGACAGGTATATTCAGCACGCCTCGCATATAGAAACTCAAATGTCGTGTAAAGAACTTTCGAATCACAGCATCACAGGACTTCAATTCGACTTGTTAGTTTTTTATACCTTTCTGGTCAAAACCACAAGTACTTGAGTGCAAAATACACTAATCCACTCATGCAAAGGACTGCTTATCATCCATACTTTATACAACCAGCGCCAAACTAGTGGATGCAGATTGTAGAGAGATTTTAATGAACAAACCATGAACTACAGTTCTCACACAACAGTATAACCCTCTAAGTTCAAGCTACTTGTAAAGACCATGCCAGCCAAAAATTTTAAATGCTTCGGAACAGGGATCCTTAAATTCCATGAATCCTAATTTAATACGGCACACGTGTCTATACCCAAAAAGAATATACTCCCGCAAGAAACTTAAAGACAGGCTTGCCATGTTATTTCCTCGCAgtagaaaaatgaataaaaaaattacatatACATGATAGTCAGTCAACTACCCAAAGAAAACATCACTCTTACCTCTAGCCCCTCTAGGAAGATTTAGCATAGTATTTTAAGTGGCACTTTTCTTCAACTCCTTGTCTATAGCTTCTGCTAGCTCTGTGGCACTATACTCTACTCCAAAGCACCTCATTATTTCCATGTTTGGGCTCATCAAATACCTACACATTccatcacaaatcacaatcaTGAAAATGCAATCCCattgatacaaacatacaaTATGGAATGGAAACCCTTAGAGAAAATAAGTTTTACATATTATGAGAAGATTCAATAAGATAGTCACTCCCGTCCTCTTCAATCTTCTTAAAAAATATCCGATACTCCTGTGCTACTTGCCTTATAGAGTTAACAGATCCAGTTAACCCCACTATTCTTGGATCAAACTCTGCATTCttgaaaaatgagaaataaggCATTAATTGTAAGCTAATTTCAGCTCTCCATATATACAGTAGAAAATAAAGGATGGAGACAGTAAATGGAATAAGAAGATTCACCTCTAAGATAACTTTTTAGCTGTGAAGGAGAATCACGCTGAGGATCAATTGTGACAAAGACAGGTAGAAGCTTAACATTCCGTTTTGACTCTAGTGACATAAAATAGACCATGTCAGAGATTTATCACAATCAAGAATGAAAAGGCATTAATTTTAAGGTGAATGCAACGAACCTAATATGTCGACGGCCTTTGCCATTTTCTGCACTTCTTCTGGCCCCACATCTGGTGATGATGTATAACCAAAGTACAAGAGCACCCAGTGTCCTTGAAGATCCCGTTCAGTAACTATTTGACCCTCAGTATTAATCAAATTAAGACCACCAATAGCAGGCCCCTTAACCGGTATTTCTTTTTTTGATCCTTCACCTGATGAATGGGAAGAGGAAAACGACAGACTTGTTAATAGAAAACATTTCATTTCACTCCTCCAGTTAGCTCTATTGTATAATGCATAAGTGGCTCAGTTTGAATAGAAACAGACAGCAAGTCGTGTTTGCCACAAATCGACTTGATCTTGATGTTATCAACAAGTGTATGTGAAGCTACCCTTTCGGCCAGATTTTTACTACGTAATGAACTCAAGGAATGGTAATGAAGTTTGTGGCTAATTCTAGACATGCCAGGTGCACATCAATCATAACACATCTCCATAAGCAAacttcttcaaaaaaaaattattatccCTCGTAAATACTATTACTACCGCAAAAAAGATGTGGAGAATACCAATGAAAAAACACAAAGTGACAGTAAGATACCTCATATCAAAATGCACATAATTTTAGTTGTCATTACCTTAATAGTTAATACAGTACCTCACACCGCTCCTATCAAGTGGGATCATTTAGGTGATGTCAAAATAAAGCACGGCTGATTGAGCAAAGTCTAAAAGTATAGGAATACTTATAATGCTAAGTCTATAACAGAAAACTCGTGCAAATCAGTTAACCATACACTTAGAAAAGGAAGAAAATCATTTGATACTATGTGTTCATCCTAAGCCAACACAATTCCAACAAGAAAAGTGTCTGACCCCAAAGCTAACTTTCAGTCTCTCAAATCTTCTGTTCAAGGACagtgaacatatatttaaaatgTAATAGTTGATAGTTATTGCATCAGCATTCAAAGTGGTCAATAACTTTGCTATAGAATTCTAAAGTGAAAAATACTACAGAGTACTATAGAAGTATTCTTCTCATTCATGTTTAGTAATAAATACTGTATATCtacaacaataaataaaaagacacaagcaaagaaaaaaaagcTAAAGCCAGAAATAATGATGTGCACGTGGTATAATTTATGGAAGCAGAGATTTTTCAAGTCGAACGTATGCAAAGTATTAGTGAATTAACCACAGAATTAGAGGAAATCCTTCAAACCTTCTCTCATTTTCAAGACTAAAGTTACAAAATTTACTCCCTCTATCCCCAAAATATTGTCAAAGAGGAATAAAATATACTGGCCTCAATCTGCCAATCATTGATGATGAGGTTTTACAGTAGACATAGTATATATCTAAATAGTCATCAAAATATAATACAATAAAGCAATGGTGTGAATGTGTGTGTGAGTGTATCAAATACCTTTCTGGATTGCTCTTCTCTCATCATTGTAACGAGCATAACCAGCCACTCCAAGCAAAGCAACAGGCtgaaaaatttatttaattcaggCAGGATGAGAAACCTTCAGACACAGAAAAAATGACAAGCAGAGAAAGCAAtctaaaaacaaaaattatggtAAAGATCCGCAACAAATAAAAGCCATGCTTGACACTATATGATGAGTTTAAGATACATACAATAGCAAGAACTATCAATGACTTGTAGTTAGTAGTCTTAGTACTTGGACATGTCTCTGACAGTAATTTCTGGCCATTTGGTTTTTCAGAAGTGTGTCTTGCGGATTTAGAATAACCACGAAACTGGCACCTTTTTTGTGGATCAAGCCTAATCACGAAAAAGAAACATCTTAGTTACTTAAAGATAGATACAGAGGTAGAGCATCATATATCAGAACCTATACTAAGCTAAATTCATCTTGTAATGCTTTGAATCAGATCATCAAACAGCAGAAATGAAGATGAAAATGAAGCCATGAAAGAATTTAATGAACTAGAATAGGCAACAAATAGAGGTCACATTGTTTAACATTGGTGGGTAATCATGAGTTTGCTCTATATTGCAGGGGAAAACAAACTTTTCAGACAACATGACCAGAAAAATAACCTGGGTATTTAGAGAAAATTCTAATGATAAAACAGAAATGAATAGATAACGGATAGTCTAGAAAGAGCGCAAGTCCGAACTACAACCTACTAATAACAATCCAATTTTGTCTAGTAAGCATGACAAAATCTCAATTCATCTCTAAAAGAGAGCTGCAACTTCAAATCTCAACAAAATAGCAGTGTTCTTTGCCGCAGAAATGTCTGAAGTGTACATTCTTCAACCACTGATGGCAAAAGATCATGCAAAATCtataaaataaaacataaaaaaaggaaaacttccAAACCATGAAAACATTCAGCTAATAGCTAGAGGAAGTAAGCTGAACACGACCAAGTACCAATTCACCAAGCCTTTTACTCATTTAAGGGTTTTGGCATTATACATACTCTGCTGAAAAAATATCATACCCCGCGCGCAGAAGACATAAATTATGATGAAGAAGAGCAGCTGCTCCAATATAATTCAAAGACTTTGAATTAGGAGTACGGCTCTAATCTAGTCCCATTTGAACCTCTGAAGGGAAATCATGTCAAATTTGAATATCAGACCCATAAATTCACATATGCAGTCATTGTATACGTAAAGAATTTTCATCATGACAGATTATGAAGAACGGGTTGCTGATTTGGTTCACTGACTAGTTACTACATGTCTACATATCTAGATTTCAATCAGATATAACATATAGAAGAGTAACTGTTGAGAAATGAGAATAAGTAAAAGTATAAGGGGGAGAGTGTGTCCCTCATTGAAAAACTATACAACCTATAGCACATAAGGCTCGTGCAGTAGTACCCTACAACATATAGCACATAAGGCTCGTGCAGTAGTACCATACAACCTATAGCACATAGGGCTCGTGCAGTAGTGCATTACTCCAACAACTAGTAAGACCTAAGGTGGAACCTCACTTGGACTTGTATATAATCAAGACGCCGTCGAATTTTGGTCATTATCTATATTAACCAAGAAAATGAGATGAGCATCTTTGATTGTCACAACGGATTTTCAAGTTACAAATTTTCCAACCCACAACCTCTTGTAGCTTGGATGTGTCAACCAATGTATAAAAAGGCTCAAGGCGCAACAAGGCGATTTGGAGTTCCCAGCGCCTTAGGCGCGCCTCGGTGCGCCTCATTGAAGTGAGGCGCCCtaataaaaagtgaaaaaaaaaagtgaaaaaatggTATGTCTCTTGGTAAGTGCGCCTTTTTTGCGCCTTTTTGCGCCTCAAAGTGCGCCTTTTTGCGCCTTAGGTGCGCCTCATTGAAGTCGCCTCGCCTACACAATAAAAGGCGCTGGCTCCAATCGCCTTGCGCCTCAGAGCCTAGGCGCGCCTTTTTATACACTGGTGTCAACATGTTAATCCTTCCAAGCTTTACACTCACAAGGTGATTAATTGGTCCAAAACTTGGATTCTACCAAGCTAGTCTCTCTACAAAGCCACTTTGCTTCCCAAAGCTACAACCTCAATTCTACTCCATTGGTCAAGCTACAGGCTTGGAAAATATGGAATTTGCAAGCTAGTCCTATTTCACTGCCATTGTGGTTGCTATAAGCCTATAACAcaattaaaaattgagttacaaCGATGGTAACAAAATACGGACCAGCTTGCAATTTTCATATTTCGAAACATTCTAAGCTACAAAAATAAGCCTGAAGAGCTCAATATCATTTGCAATTTTGCATCATACAGCAAATGATTCTTGCAATTTGTTAGCAACGATAAGAGGCGGATTACTCCTCACTGCATTGCATTTGTCACAACGGAAAAACAACTACCTCGTCGCATAACCAGCGAATTACCAGCGACAGAAAAGTTTGACGAAAACTAACAGCAAATTCATACTTCTACAGACCAGACTCGTGGAATTGAGTCTAAACAAATCGCCTAATTACTCTCTTATAACCTCCAATCAAtcacaaaccctaattttacaCAAAAATACGCAAAGTTCTATTAGAAGGCGTGTAAATTAACAGTAGCAACACAATTAGTTTCAAACAACACTTCCGAGTTCCTGACCGTCAAAACAAGCGAAAATACAATGTCGAACACAAAATTGAAGTAGAATACTACATATTATCATGATTTTTTAAGAAATCGAacataaaaatgaataaaaagatagagaaaggaagatgatgACAAACCGTTGAAGTAAATTGACCGCCGGCTTCCAACGAACTCTGAGAGAAAGAAAAGCTGACCTAAACATTTGATCACCAAACTACGAAATCAGGGTTTTACAGAAGGAAATAAGGAAGTGATATTGCCTAAGAACTGGAAATTCTCATGGAAGGTTTGTGCGGAGAGAACCAGAATGCTGCATTTGAATCAATCCTCTCTCTCCCTCGCTTCCGTGGTTCACTCGGTCGCTGTGTTGAGGAAATTGAGTAGCGTTTTTTGTTGGGTTGTTgagtttttcactttttcttgAGAAAGGATTCACCTTGATTTGGCGGCAATTTGATAGAAACATTGGGCCTTTTACGAAGCATACCcctcttttgtttttgttttttttcttttgtgagatcaccattgtttttgttttttttggcaATAGGACTAGCAAAGCAACTAAACAGAACAATGAAACCACAAAATGAAGAAACTAAACCGAgcaactaaaataaaattaaaaccgaTGACATAAAAGCTGGCGACGACAAGTAGAAGTAGCCAGGATGTGGATATGGGCAGGGTAAACTAAACGACGAGAGACTTTACGAACGAAAAACCAGTCCAAGTCATGAAGGACGTCACAAACATGATGAACTAACCAGAGAACAGAAACTAGACATGGCTGAGGCCAAGAAAGCAAACCTACTAAGAGCGAAGAGTCCGAACAAAGTAAAACTCGAGAATAGCCCCGCTTGACTGCCATCTGAACACCGTGTAAACAAGCGGTCAACTCTGCCTGAAGCGCGGAAGCCAGAACACATGCCTGGGACCCACCTGCCACATGGGACAAGGTAACCGGGTCCTGAAGAATCCAACCAATCCATGCTTCATTAGAAGTAGACATCCACAAGCCCCATCAGAAATAAGGAAAATATCCGCAGTTGCTACAGAGAAAGGAGATGACTCGGAAATGGGAGCAGGAGGCCCTATCCCCCGATGACAAAGTTGAGAAGCCTTGGAGTGACGGTGGAGAAAACGAACCTCGGAACACCGAACTCTCCACCCATCCATGACACTTTTAAATTCTCCCGGATCCCACATAGCATCACGAAATCGAGCATGATTACAAAAAACCCAAATAGTCCAAAGCATAGAAATGAAACTATCTAATAGACCTAAAGGAGGAGATGAAAGATTAGCAACAAACCTAACACACCAGTGAATAAACGAATTCGAAGAAAATGAAGGACGTAACTTAAGGAGAGGACTAGAAGACCAGATATGGAGAAGCAAAGGACAATCCCGAAATAGGTGAGAATCGCTTCCAGGCTCTTGATGACATAAAGAACATAATGGATCAATTGGCATCCCCATTGATAAAGAGAGGCAGCCGATGGCAAAGCATGACGCAGAAATTTCCAAAGGAGAAGCTTAAACCGGGGAAGAATGTCCAAGCCCCAAAAATGTTTCCACCAAGAGGAagaaggtgaaggaaataatgcccttggtccaagtatgcattctatgataagtctaataaatgcggttcagtattaattaacaagttaataattcagtgagatcaagtgagctgaatgcctagctagaggccgcttcagttcaagtggaattaatgatattaatccacagcttactcttgactgaacccgtagggtcacacaaatagtacgtaaacggatcaagtatttaatagcattaaatactccatctatgaatattcggaaccgacggatcttggtttcagtgggagctaagatcgtcacaggcaaggaatgaatactccggaaacgatgatattgccgaaaacggaaatatggatcgtatcggaaatataaaatattatccaagtcgtagatgttgccggaaacggaaacatggtacgtgtcggaaaatattatcggaaatggaaatattgccagaatcggaaatattgccggaaacggaaatattgtcagaatcggaaatattaccggaatcggaaaataattccggaaacggaaatattaaatatttgttcgaaacggaaattaattccggaatcgaaaatattaaatattgttcgtatcggaaataaattccggaatcggaaaatttaatcggaagcgcatcgtacgaataagcatcggacgaggcctgccggacgaggcccagcacgaagccaggccatcgcccagcaagccaagcgcgccgcacaaacagcaacgccaggcccagcgcaaggccaggcccagcaggctgcgcgcagcgcgcagcgcgcacagcgcgcacagcacgcacagcgcgcgcagcgcgcgcgggcgctgagtgggctgctgctcgcgcgcacgaatggggcccatcgtggctgccgtgcgtgtgtgtgcaagtgtttgtgttcgtgcacgtttcctaaaacatgcagagttcggttaatgattaaattcctaattctatttgataaattaattaaattagagttcttgtaggattctaggtttgattaatttgtatctgaataggatttcgattccctttccataccgctataaatatgaggctagggctcacaatttataacacaagtttcaaagtattcaaagtgagtttttgagagaaaaattcagtcacacatttgcctataaagtgccgaaaataatagtaccttaagggcgattctagttggtcaatcttaaggcggatccggacgtgctgtggactatctacggagggacgacacttggagtcctaaagacttgttcttgttcggttcgggcgcagctagggaaggcacgcaacaaagagtatgcatctaatctatgctaaatgattatgtgtaaataatatgttttcctgggtttatggtttttccgcatgatttatgaattgtcatatgtatcataacctaacagtggtatcacgagccccttattattttcataatctaaattgcatgaacatggttaaatattacaaatttgcaagaattaaaagggtgattaattttcgtaattgttaattaattgcaaattgcgtttatttaattatacgtacgcagttttcggcagtttcttcgttactcatccgaattgagtgatttttgtgtcaattccgcatgtaaaaggcatgtcaatgccgaacccagaattctcaaattcgaagcctaactatgacttttcgaaggttttagtttttcgaatgcaaaatttcgtaaatttaagatgttaaattaaatatttgcgattcttgttgataaatcttgaatttttgattgacctactgcatatgtttaacaagtttgaatgcctagtcttgttaattatgcaatctaatttgtaattatgattaatttgttgaaaattagaataatttagaattaatttgattttcataattaattgtaatttaattagaaacctatgattaaaaaccaccataaaaattgtaaatttacgataaattttaaatttttatgacctagacttgaatccataacaatcggaaatcaattggataataaattttcgatttttcgccctaaaattatgaaattaatattatttattaatttgtcattaattttaaatataaattttaaatttttatgcgattcgttcatataacttgcacacacgaagcaatggacgcttcgtgttacccttaaggggtgttgtataatgcgggcatgcgacgacgagcaagggagctcgtcgcccatgcggcacgaatgcaatgagcaagggcgtagtgcacgagcacaaggcagcagccctgccttgtgtcgtgtgccacgaccaatggacgaatgggcatgggcgtagggcgagccaaggcagtcgcgtgtgggcagcaagcgagctgcgccacaacgcgcgctgcctcgcacaagagcgcgcagcctcgcgcgcagcgagcgcaagctcgcgtgccacgagcgctgcgcctagcattgctcgcgcgcacagcgagcgatgtcgcgcgcccagcgagcgatgtcgcgcgcccagcgagcgatggctcgcgcgcccagcgagcgatgtcgcgcgcccagcgagcgatgtcgcgcgcgcactgcgagcgatagcccgcgtgcgatgagcgctggcgcgcgcagcgagcaccaatgcgtgcggaggcttgcgatagggatgcagcagctatgcgacgagcgcatgggctgcgcgcacatggccagcaatggctgtgtgcgtgcggcccatgggcgtgcaacgcgtaggatgtttgcgttacgattagatcgttttgaatgtttaatttgaaaattttcagttcacgtaattttaattaattttaaaattaataatttaaattattttcttggattttaattttgaatattataattataataaatgttatttattctaattattttactaaaattaaaagcatgaattaatttaaatacgactgaaattaaattaaactttttggattcaattataaatttatatgagctttaaattttaattaaatttgtatgtttccggttagactagaaatacatttttatgtttaaaattggtaaagcatatgaatttattggtttaagtgggagcgctttttagtcataaactcttgattaggtctacaaatccttaaggttaaaacaacttgattagaattaataaggactgaataattggtagattattggtgcccttgattaattgctgc
This genomic stretch from Spinacia oleracea cultivar Varoflay chromosome 3, BTI_SOV_V1, whole genome shotgun sequence harbors:
- the LOC110795579 gene encoding protein SCO1 homolog 2, mitochondrial, with amino-acid sequence MFRSAFLSLRVRWKPAVNLLQRLDPQKRCQFRGYSKSARHTSEKPNGQKLLSETCPSTKTTNYKSLIVLAIPVALLGVAGYARYNDERRAIQKGEGSKKEIPVKGPAIGGLNLINTEGQIVTERDLQGHWVLLYFGYTSSPDVGPEEVQKMAKAVDILESKRNVKLLPVFVTIDPQRDSPSQLKSYLREFDPRIVGLTGSVNSIRQVAQEYRIFFKKIEEDGSDYLIESSHNMYLMSPNMEIMRCFGVEYSATELAEAIDKELKKSAT